One Rattus norvegicus strain BN/NHsdMcwi chromosome 20, GRCr8, whole genome shotgun sequence DNA segment encodes these proteins:
- the Or5v1b gene encoding olfactory receptor 1730: MEGKNRTTPSEFIILGFSHLNELQFLLFTIFFLTYICTLGGNVFIIVVTMADSHLHTPMYYFLRNLAFIDICYTTTNVPQMMVHLLSEKKTISYGGCVTQLFAFIFFVGSECLLLAAMAYDRYIAICKPLRYSFIMNKALCSWLAASCWTGGFLNSMLHTVMTFHLPFCGNNQINYFFCDIPPLLILSCGDTALNELALLSIGIVIGWTPFLCIILSYLYIISTILRIRSSQGRHKAFSTCASHLLIVILYYGSAIFTYVRPISSYSLEKDRLISVLYSVVTPMMNPVIYTLRNKDIKEAVKAIGRKWQPPVFSSDM, from the coding sequence ATGGAAGGAAAGAATCGAACAACTCCATCTGAATTCATCATCTTGGGGTTCTCCCACCTAAATGAATTGCAGTTTTTACTTTTCACCATCTTCTTTCTGACCTACATATGTACTTTAGGAGGCAATGTTTTTATCATTGTGGTGACCATGGCTGATTCCCACCTACATACACCCATGTATTATTTTCTACGAAATCTTGCCTTTATTGACATCTGCTACACTACCACTAATGTCCCCCAGATGATGGTGCATCTTCTGTCAGAGAAGAAAACCATCTCCTATGGAGGTTGTGTGACCCAgctctttgctttcattttctttgttggcTCAGAGTGCCTCCTCCTGGCAGCAATGGCATATGACAGATACATTGCCATCTGCAAGCCTTTAAGATACTCATTTATTATGAACAAGGCCCTGTGTAGCTGGTTAGCAGCTTCATGCTGGACAGGTGGGTTTCTCAACTCCATGCTGCACACAGTAATGACCTTCCACCTGCCCTTCTGTGGTAACAATCAGATCAATTATTTCTTCTGTGACATACCTCCTTTGCTGATCTTGTCTTGTGGTGATACTGCCCTTAATGAACTGGCTTTGCTATCCATTGGGATCGTCATAGGTTGGACTCCTTTCCTGTGCATCATCCTTTCCTACCTTTACATCATCTCCACCATCCTGAGGATCCGCTCCTCTCAGGGGAGGCACAAAGCCTTTTCCACCTGTGCCTCCCACCTGCTCATTGTTATTCTCTATTATGGCAGTGCCATCTTCACATATGTGAGGCCCATATCTTCTTACTCACTAGAGAAAGACAGGTTGATCTCAGTGCTGTATAGTGTTGTGACACCCATGATGAATCCTGTAATTTATACACTGAGGAATAAGGACATCAAAGAGGCTGTGAAGGCCATAGGGAGAAAGTGGCAGCCACCAGTTTTCTCTTCTGATATGTAG